Genomic segment of Arachis hypogaea cultivar Tifrunner chromosome 11, arahy.Tifrunner.gnm2.J5K5, whole genome shotgun sequence:
GGAAGAAGTGAAGCGGATCCAATCGGTGCCGCTAGTTATTGGACAGTTCATGGAGATGGTTGATAGGAATAACGGTATCGTTGGATCTACAACTGGATCCAACTACTACGTGAGAATTCTCAGCACGATCAACAGAGAGTTGTTGAAGCCTTCAGCTTCTGTGGCTCTTCACCGTCACTCCAACGCGCTTGTTGACGTGCTTCCTCCTGAGGCTGATTCCAGCATCTCGCTACTTAGCCAGTCTGAGAAGCCCGACGTCACTTACAATGtaagcgtttttttttttttttttttctccttctctgaTTAGGGTTTTGCTTTGGTTTAGAAAGAGTGCCAAAATGAAATGTTTGGGTTTTGGTTAAAGAATATGGATACTGCAGTTATGGGCTGGTTTGCAGTGACGGAGGATgctataaatattaaattgtttCATTGGTTAGGTTTTCGGTTTTTTATTCCCCCTTTTGCTTAACGTGAAAAGAGTGGAAAGTTGGAAGTTAGGGATTTTTGcttctatttttttatgattgtgattAAAATTTTCTAGTTGCTTTCAATTGAGGTTTATTTGGGAATACTTGCACCTAGAGAGAGTATGATTATTGTGAGGAAGATGTCAGTTTGGTGTGATTCTTCTATTGGTATGTCTTACATGCTCCTACTGCGGTTCCGTTTTTGTTCTGACATTTGGAATTTTCGCATTCTAATATTCATATTTGCGAGTCTCTTTTCTCTGTTTCTTTTGTTCTGTTTGAGACCGACTTGATAGTACCAAATAGCAGCAATAGGCTAATAATCCAAACTCTTAGATGTCTATCCCATCATTATATGCCATGTTTGGGAATACTAGCAAAAGAGAGTGTGGTTCAGAAATGTGGAACATACAAATTTGCTTCTAATAAGCTCGTGAAATGTAAGACACACTGGATGAGACTTATTAAGGAAGAACCCAAACTTATTTTGGCTTGGTTCTGTGCATTTTGAACTATGAAGTTTGTGAAATATAACTTCtgcaatataatttattttagttcagCCAATGAAGAATACAAACAAGTTTGAGCAGTTGGTTTTTCTGATGTCTGTTTGTTCTGCTGTTTAGTATGCATTATCAATTTGTCATTATTTCAAGCTATTTTTGTTCATGAAATGTTTGTGCCCCCCGTAATCtggtttaaatattttttaggacATTGGAGGATGTGATATCCAAAAGCAGGAAATTCGAGAGGCTGTGGAGCTGCCCCTTACACACCATGAGTTATACAAACAAATTGGTATTGATCCCCCTCGAGGTGTTCTACTCTATGGACCCCCAGGAACTGGAAAAACAATGCTTGCCAAGGCTGTTGCTAATCATACTACTGCAGCATTCATTAGGGTTGTGGGATCTGAGTTTGTTCAAAAATATCTTGGTGAGGTATGAATTTCTTTTTTCTCAAAGTCATCTGCATATGAAGTCTTTTAGCAATGCTTGTAAGATTGTGACTAATTTGTTATTTATCACTATTTGATTTTGAGTATTATGGGAACCCCATTCTTTATTCTTATGGCTATTTTGTTCTGTTGTTTAGTTGTTTTGTTATAATCAGTTGTTTCCTGTCCATGATTATACATAATTACATGTATTATGAGAAATTAGGACCTAATTGTTTAGCCATGTTGTACTGCAATATTTTGAAATATTATCTGCTATATTTTCAGGGTCCAAGGATGGTTCGTGATGTATTTCGTCTTGCAAAAGAGAATGCTCCTGCTATTATATTTATTGATGAGGTTGATGCGATAGCTACTGCTAGGTTTGATGCCCAAACTGGTGCTGATAGAGAAGTACAACGTATTCTTATGGAGCTTTTGAATCaggtaataataaaaatatattctgtAAGGTGTTCTATGTGGCTATTTACTGGGCTCTGCTTGGCTGCGACAGTTACTTAGTGTGTTATTGTACTTTGAACTTGAATATCTACTGTGTTTTTAAATGTTATCTGATCCTGTTTTATTGCCTTCTATATTTTTCAGATGGATGGTTTTGACCAAACTGTGAATGTTAAAGTGATTATGGCAACTAACCGAGCTGACACTTTGGATCCTGCTCTCTTGCGTCCTGGAAGGCTTGATCGCAAAATTGAGTTTCCTTTGCCTGATAGACGCCAAAAGAGGCTTGTATTTCAGGTTAGTTTTTTGGAAACTCTATTTGTTACATTTTTATAGCAAGTTGGATTCTGTGTACAGTCAAAGGaacattttatattttactatttagaACTTTCAGTTGTTTTGTGGACTGAACTGATAAAACCTAGTAGCTACTATAAAGAAAATATTAGAAAACCTCCGTAGCATTACTTATTTGACGCTGATTTCCAGTGGGGATTAGCCCAAAAGCATgtatacccaaaaaaaaaaaaatagcaacttTCCTCATGCAATTTCTCCAAGCATAGTCTTGGTTGGACTTGCATTGTCTTCCGATAGTGAATAATAGGTTTATGATTAGCACTTGCTAGCCAATTATTTAATGTGTTTTTCTCTCTTGACAGGTTTGCACGGCTAAAATGAACTTAAGTGATGAGGTGGACCTGGAAGATTATGTTTCACGACCTGATAAAATTAGTGCTGCCGAGGTTTGTTCATATCCtattctctttccttttttttttaaacttttttctaTGATGCTAATTGTTTTTATACAAGTACATTATACTATACCATAGCATCAGTTCTTTGCATTACATGAATTGCATTTAATTGTGATGATTGTTTGTGGCTGCAGATAGCAGCAATCTGTCAAGAAGCAGGCATGCATGCTGTTCGCAAGAACAGATACGTCATATTGCCAAAGGACTTTGAGAAGGGTTATAGGACGAACGTGAAGAAGCCCGATACTGACTTCGAATTTTACAAGTGATGTTGGGGCTGGACCATTATTTCCAAGACTCCAGTTTTTACATTTgaagaatatttttatttatttccgaCGACTTTATGCTACAACTTGTTCATATTGTGTCTGTAAACTCTCTTAAACATTTGATAATTGATAGCATGTAGTGCTAAATATGTTTGTTAATGGGacaatttaaaaactaattatagtTTTTAGTAATCAACATGCATGCCCATATAGCCACAGGTGGTCTTTCTTTCATAAAGATCAACCAAATTCTTGGACCACTTGCCCTATGCAGTAGCACTGAAAAGTCGCTGATCCTCATTTTTGGGGGTTGCTAAGTTGAGGTATTAAAATGAGCTTATTTGTCACTTTTAACAAGTGTTTAGGATTCACTTTGAATGTAGTAATTCATAGGCCAGCAGATAGAATTCCAATTTGTCATATATTAGTGCTTGACAAGGGTATATTGtgaaaaaagaaattagaaatttcTAATGGTTTTCTATTCTAACGTATTCCACGTACTTGCAAGCtttcaacaataaaaataatcttttccaTAATGAGTCATGAATTAGATTTTTAATCTTCaaatggatttttttttcaattattgttaattatgattttttaccaagtttttttcttttctttaaaaatgacaaaaaagaGCATGTTAGAGATGTATAATAAGATATTATATTTAACGagaaaattgataaaatttattCACACAAATGCAAGCAAATCTAAGTACAATTGGtacagtgttttttttttttaaaaaaaaagaaaattatacgATCAATTAAATTATAACATTTTAGCCCTAGAAATTTGTAAATCTCACATCAATTCCATATAAGCTCATTTAGCTTTTGCTGGATACATGGAGATGTATCTAGTGCAAAAATTAGGCATACACGAATTGAGAGGAATAAATCTAGGTTCTAAGGTTTTGTATAAATGAGATTATATGGTTTGGATTTAATCTTCTTGTTCTCTTATAAGTCTACCTCTCTCATTAGATATGGAAAATTATTCAGTGAGAAACATATATGAGATTAAGAGGAATAAATTTGAACCTTCAGATCTTATACAAATGACTTGGATTAAAATCAAATCGTGAGTTTTTTATTCATCATgtgatatattatatatgtacttGTGTAGAGTGCTGCATGTCAAATGATGAGAGGTTTACTCAACCCGGTCCTGTCTATTTTCAAAACGAACAAGGCAACCTCTATCCAAAAGTGATGTTGTTTACTCCAAATGATGGTGTTAAGATAGCAAAATGCAAAGTTAGTTGGTCGTTAATTCTTCAAGAAAAAGCTTTTAGTAAAGATTCTTGGCTTAGAATTAGTAATCATCTCCATAGGAAGGCTATTGGTCACTTTACAGTTTGGGAAAAATTGGAACAGTGttcatttcaaaattattttaggaAGGACTATAAACTTCAAAACCTAGATTCTTTaaggaaaaataaataagtatataCTTTTTGTGATCAGCATTTGCGTTTATCCAATTTACCTCAATTCTACATCTAACACTTCAAAACCTCATGAATAACGTTACCCTTTTTGGTAATTATGCTGAAAAATGttgacaaaaaattaattttatcttaaaaggAGCATCATGTTAGGTTGAAAATATTAGGATAATATTGACTTAAACAACGTTGGGAGTACAAATATAAACGCCAAGGATGAAGACACTTTGATCCATAAGTTCTTAATTTGATTTTTGATAATATGTTGAAATTAAATAGGCTTTACtgttactttttttcttttagttgaccACGGTATCCCTTAGCCTAGGTTAAGGACTAATTCATTATGGATTTGAACTCTATTTAAGAGTCTGTCGCTTGCCGCTAGGTTATTGCATGAATAAGGTGGGGCTTGAACCCCTTAAATTCGCTTAAGAAAACGAGTGAGTTAACCACTTGACTAATCTAAGTTGGTTAGACTTTAATATAAGTAACTAAACTCTTGTATCAACTTGTGGTTATTATTTTTTGAGGAAAATATTAAATCGGTACTGATGCAAGGAATTAtcgtgtcggtctagaatttctcttatagaaataagatcttcgttgtaagcataactccaaaccaacaaacagttctcacataaaaaatttggttgtcacaagtacaaaccccaataaaattaactgaagtatttaaacttcgggtcgtctcacaaggaattgcaatggagtgctcaattattggctatgaaaaacaaggggggtttgatttgtaattggcaagaaaaatataaaagcaagaaagtaaatgacaattaactaataaaaaaaggaaaagaactcttggctagacataggtaattgagatcaccatccttgtctacaaactatACATTGATAATTACGAGGGACTGATGAACTggactctcgcgcgatctagaattttcacaattaagttctcgttgcaagtatagcttctaaaccgacaagaaatcctttcgtgcaaaagtttggttgtcacaagtaacaaacccctaataaaatttataaccgaagtatttaaaccccgggtcgtctctcaaggaattgcagggagatgtatttattattggttatggaaaaagtatctttttggatttttgaaatagggaacaggaaaataaactggcaataattaaagtaaattatcatgaaaaccattgcaaggtataagaactggaaattccatcctagtttTCCTTATCAAGGGTGATgaaaattgtttattgctcccacttagttaacccttactaaataaagaaaagtcaagtgaactaatcaatttgattcctcaagtcctagtcaactcctatggaaagactagctttagagggatctaaatcaatcagcaaattccaattttcaatcaacagctgagtttgataactcaagtgtcccCAGTTACTTAAGCCAAAGCAAAGGgggaaaatataaattaaattggaagcctcaataacataaatagaagaaagcaatcataattctgaaatacctcaatttgtattaaatagaaatttaaattaaacataagaattcataaatcaaatagcaacataaagtaatcaataggagaaatagataaactagagTACTAGAATAAATTagagtagaagagaacataaattaaaggaacattgaacctggaattgagaaaatgaagaaatcctaatcctaaaacctaagagagagaggaggagagaggagagaacctctctctctagaaaactacatctaaaacctaaaattatgtgaatatgaaagttgtttttatgaatgaatggattatcccactttatagtctctaatctgtattttctgggccgaaaactgggtcagaaacagcccagaaatctcccccagcgatttctgatacgtccagcacgcggcaaagtcacacgtacgcgtcgtatacgcgtacgcgtggattgaattttctccaagtcatgcgtgcgcgtgatccacgcgtgcgcgtcacctatcTTCAAGGCAGCTATgccaaattatatatcgttgcgaagccccagatgttagctttccaatgcaactgaaactgtctcatttggacctctgtagttcaagttatggtcgatttagtaccaagaggtcaggctggacagcttagcaattccttcaacttcttgtatttcttccacttttgcatgcttcctttccatcctctaagtcatttctgccttataaatcctgaaatcacttaacaaacatatcaaggcatcaaatggtaataagagatgattaaaattagcaatgtaAAGGcccaagaaacatgttttcaatcatagcacaagattaggaaggaaaatgtaaaaccatgcaattatatgaataagtaagtaaagacttgataaaagccactcaaattagcacaagataaaccataaaatagtggtttatcagggacCAACCCATTTAGTCTACTCCTATGCTTGAAGTAAGTATAATGTCTAACTCAATGCATTAAGTACGCCAAATagacttgatcaacatcaatccataagtcccaacctagctactaattaacttagtagtaggctagagtcaatggttctcaaattgaccacatagggttctcaattcccttagcctaggccaagagtcaagaaaactacttaaaaactagagaaaacatttcatcaaacacctagagtgcaataaaagtaaacatcataaaatgcaagaattaacaaaacccataactatcataagcaagaaatcaacaatagcaatgaaggtaaacataaaagaagacatggaaacataacaTTACATTAGAataaatcaagatccaacaattgttcatcaccttaaaagagagtaaaataagaaattaacaagagaaactaagaagattaagacaataaaacactaaaatataaagagaattgaaatcaaaacaagaattgaaagagaaatttgagagagattaacctaactttaccctaatttctatcataaatctagagagaggagagagcctctctctctctagaattctaccctaaaacatgatgaaaactcaattatgactacttggttcattctcccttcaatccttgggttcaatagcatcagaaatgagttggattgggcccaaaatacctcagaaattgctggccacgagttgctcaAGATGGCCACGCTGATCctgcgatgcgcacgcatgggggacgcgtgcgcgtcgcctaacCGCAAGGAAACTatggtaaattttatatcattttgaagcctcaGATGTTatgtttccaacgcaattaaatctgtctcatttggacctttgtagttcaagttatgatcgttttagtacaaagaggtcaggattgacagcatagcaattccttcatttcttcatgagttctcccactttgcatgcttttccttcattccttcaatccaatctttgccttatgaacctgaaatcactcaacaaacatatcaaggcatcgaatggaattaaagtgaattaaaattgacaaatttaaggcctaaaaagcatgtttttacacttaagcacaaatttaaggagaattacaaaaccatgctatttcattgaataaatgtgagaaaaggtgataaaatttctcaaattaagcacaagataaaccacaaaattcgggtttatcaaacctccccacacttaaactaagcatgttctcatgctaagaataaagaaggacaagaaaaggggtatgaacatttattcaatacaaagaagctatatgcacctatctatatgaatgcaactgaATGCAAAGGGATTCTACCTACttgattaaaagtaaatcaatcttcaagaacatatataaacaagtagggctaagatcatatgacgattcatgaatcccaccaattcaaatatcaaaatgaagttcaaatagacttgcaagaagaaagctcatgaaagtcgggaacaaggaattgagcatcgaaccctcaccggaagtgtttccgctctagtcgctcaagtatataggattgattcactcaatcctcctctaatcatactttccaagatttatttttcatctaacaattaacaattatttaatgcatgcatacatatatcatgaggacttatacataggttgtaatgggattaGAGTAAAGGTAgtgatgcatatggtcaagtgagcttgaaatttgcatctttgattagcctaagctctcacctaacacatataacaacctatacaattcaatgctaacctaactacccattcttcacttttcacacactcatgcattctctttttgatcaccacacatatgcattgattttttttattgaattttactttgggacattttgtccctttttattgcttttctttttctttctttttttatttttttcctttttatacatatattttctttattttgtttttctcatcatttttttttcaaactaaaatatatataagaataccaatgcatatggtttaatattcaatgcatgagtatgtacccaattctcaatatttttaataaaaatacaaaatacacttttacctcaaccaatgtcccaagtttcccatacccaaatgatacacactctcactggcctaagctaatcaaagatctaaattaagggacgtttattatttttcacttaggggtagtgatgtgctaacattaagaataaaatggattaaataggctcaaaattggctaacaatggttgatgaaaggtaggctatttgggtaagtgagctaaatgaaatgatggcttcaatcatataaatgcattcatacatggaataatggacatatagaatcaaacaaatcaaagattacaatcatagaaagggaacaatgcacacaaaaatgaaaataagtggttatatgacataaccacacaattgggctcaaaactcacatgcttgtgtttttGGCTtaaaaaccatattccaaaataaattcttccaaacaagttcaataaaaattttttcaaattggtagggtgccctaaaaatagttttcttggaaaagaaattcccactctaaccaagtagtcctaacaagaaagaagtgataaaatatatacaaattctaactattatgcaccctatcatgcaatgcaacaactaactaacaaagaagattaagaattagtgttgaaaaaagaaattgttacccatggagatcggtcggacgaccttcccacacttgaagattgcaccgtcctcggtgcatgtaaagaagagcaaggtggacgggttgctacaactgatgagctttCTCAAAGAATTGTGCAggtggacttgtttgttgccccatttagaagcttttccttttttccttttggtggccaacctaaaaaagaagaaaaaggaaagaaaattaagcctacaacaaagatatcaaagcaatagAACATAGGCAGATGCTAATACCAAATAAGAGTAAGATTCTcaactacatgttagctacgcatgtaactgagagagcaatataggcaaagggcataccaactaatacttgatgcaagaggaaAGCCAAAGTATAAGTGAataacatgaagagcatgttgagcatcaagttcaaacaagaaaggGTGGGCCATGAAAGACAATAGAAATTTAAatcaatgcacaaaggatgcaagagtcatcaaagattaagcattgattcaaaagtttcatcacctcacaatatcaaacaagtcaagaggcaccaaaattaaccaagaaattctcaacaattgagtaagagaattcaacaccattattaaaataagagatttagaaaagagaagaagaacaagctattaaaacaaaattaacatgcaatgaatgaaaataagtaaatgcaacaaataaaagaaaataagaagtaagaaaaatgaaaagtgaaaatttggaaagtaagaaagcaagaaagaagaagaaaggagaaggaaggaagaagaaagaaagaaagaaaagaacagaAGGGAGAGAAAAGAAAACAAGGGAAACAGGGCGCGGAgggtgatgagtccatatttgacgatatattttaccttgaattggatggatttcatcatataaactcacacttattcaccaaaatagcatacttttgtgtttgatccctaaattgaacttaaatgtgaaaacatgcgtttttgtgcttaaattgaacaATTTAATCCcatttttattccattcgatgccgtgatatatttgttgagtgatttcaggtcctagaggcaagaatggtttggtagaagtggaagaaaacatgcaaaaagggagaaagcatgaagaaaacaaaggagaaaagcatttcagcctgtgcccacgcacaccttCTGTGCCCACACACAAGGGTCAAAATCAgcacctgtgcccacgcacaaggCAGGGTAAAAATCAGGACATGTGCCCACGCACAGGCTGTACCCGTGCTCAAGGCAGAATGAAAATCAGGAACTGTGCATACGCACGGTCTGTGCCCATGCACAGGaggaaaatcagcaagtgtgcccatgcacagacctgtgcgtccgcacaggtaccAGCGCATGCCTCCATTAAAAGGTCACGTGGACTCGCGTTTTGGGGattttttggcccaattttgaaGGCTTTGGAGCATATATGAAGGGGGAAGAAACCACACATCATACCATTACATACCATACATCTTAGAGTAGTTTTTAGGagtatttttagggtagtttagtttAGGTTTTCTCTCAAATTTCCTTAGGTTTAATTAgagtttgtagcattttatacttcaattttgatcttggatttagCTATCTCAttttaagtatttctttaatttctcttttaattacactacttgttctacattttcatctatttttatttctcttgtcaatatatgcataattttacaattttggatttctagttgttgaatttgatgtttgatgcttatttCATGTTTGTTGAGTTATCATTTGTGGTTCATAGCTTTCATTAATTTACTGATTTTgctatgttttatgtttatgccctctatgtgttcgatgaaatgccaattttgattatggggtaatttccaccccttggcttggggaaaatgagtttacgaattactagagccataatgtccaacatttaatgataattcttgggttgttagttgttattgttttcactaacgctagctttttaccaattaatttggtaagttaactaggatttgtggattaataacaattatactcacttgacttatccttcgatgttaagggttgacttagtgagattaatccatcacaattatcatagttgtggttatggcaaggaagggattccatgactcatcccaagtcaaggtttcatttatgttttgaaccacttttcccATCACTTTATTGcattacttgtccatattacatacatagttcttttattcctttgttagtttattaattgcaattttgtcttgttcttttatctctttatttttattgctttcaatcatTGAAAACCTCTTTGCTCTCTTacaaccaaaattgtatgcacttgttggcactagttcctagggagaacgacccgggagtctaaatactctcggttaatttgatttgaattgtgacaatatCTTGGATTAAATTTTGATTAGGATCAATTTTCGGTTCAGAGTTATacttacaacaaaaatatattttgtgaaAAATCCAAAATCATGTTTGGTCTTCCATCAAaattttagcgccgttgcctggGAGCTAGCGTCATGAGTACTATattttggttattgtaaatatgtccatagtgtgaataaatactttttgggttgtttgcttgtttttgctataaattaagatttttgcttcttttgttaattgatgtattttgtttttattttctatttcctctatgagttatcaccctcttggtttagagtttggttgtgattATTTTATATGGATTGATAACTTCAACTTTTGATTGCATCATAGGATTGGAACATCTATTTTGAGAGGAGCAACCTCCTCTACACTACAATGAGCCAAACCCTTcccaatatgcatacccaaaccaaggatatggtggatttcacTTAGATTATGCacctccaccaccatatgcctatgaccctTACCCTCAACACAATCCTCAATCACCACATTTTCAAACACCACACCATTACCAACACCCACATCCTTACATACCATCTCAAGACACTTACCAACATGAACCACCTCTTATATATACACCCTTCCTCCCAAATGATGAACCTCATTTTTCACCCCAAGGTAAAGCTTTCCCACCCTTGGCCCAAGACCATCAAGACCTTCAAGCTTTTCTCCAAGAGAAAGAAGGATTTCGAAGAGCACAAGGGCAATTCGTGGCTACCATAGCCGAGGCGGTAAACCGTTTAGTCCTTCTACGCTCATCTGATCAAGGCATTCCTCTTGAGGAATGTGGAGGGTCAACTAAAGCTTGTAATGAAGAGGAGAGCTTAGAGccacaagggaaagaagaagagatAGAACATGAATTGGAACAAGAGGGAGAAAGTGGAGTATTGGAATTagaggagaaaaaaagagaattgagggagattgatcaagatgaggattTCATCATTAATGATTTTTTTCCTCCTTGGTTAATCCCCTTAATGATCCTAATGAGCCTCTTCCCATTGAGTTTAAGAGAGACATAGAGGTAGACTTCTCGCAACTTCCtttttatgacttgagtgatgagaaAGATGAAGTTGGTGAGGAAGTAACTCCATTCCAAGAGCACATTGAGTGGGTGGCAATTTTACCATTGAACTTCATTGGCCCCCATTaatatgctatcttggagacGGATTACTAACTTA
This window contains:
- the LOC112720681 gene encoding 26S proteasome regulatory subunit 6B homolog; protein product: MGSSAMVLEPKPSSEPPPSLPSSKSDYLLGGYGIDSAASDEDDLYSRLKTLQRQLEFIDIQEEYVKDEQKNLKRELLRAQEEVKRIQSVPLVIGQFMEMVDRNNGIVGSTTGSNYYVRILSTINRELLKPSASVALHRHSNALVDVLPPEADSSISLLSQSEKPDVTYNDIGGCDIQKQEIREAVELPLTHHELYKQIGIDPPRGVLLYGPPGTGKTMLAKAVANHTTAAFIRVVGSEFVQKYLGEGPRMVRDVFRLAKENAPAIIFIDEVDAIATARFDAQTGADREVQRILMELLNQMDGFDQTVNVKVIMATNRADTLDPALLRPGRLDRKIEFPLPDRRQKRLVFQVCTAKMNLSDEVDLEDYVSRPDKISAAEIAAICQEAGMHAVRKNRYVILPKDFEKGYRTNVKKPDTDFEFYK